ATCGCGTCGCCGACGCCGATCCCCTCCGTGGAGGCGTAGGTCGCGTCGACGAGGGCCACGAGCTCTCCCGCGTCATCGGCGTCGAAGGCGCGCCCGTCGGAGATCTCGGTGGAGGCGAGCGGGCCGACCGAGGTCGAGGCGGGGTCGATGCCGAGCACGCTGAACGAGTCGACGTCGAACGAGCCGCCACCGGCGCCGTCTGCTCCGCCCTGCGGTGGCTGCTGCCCCTCGCCCGGCCCGTCGGACTGCACGTCCTGCTGCTGCGCGAATCCCCCACGCGGGAGCTCACCGGAGAAGGTCGAGTTCGTGAGGCTGAGAGCCCCGGATGCCGCGGCGACCCCGGTCGTGTCGGCGACGGTGTCGACGGTGTCGGCGGCGAGCGTTCCGCGCATGAAGTCGGTCCGGAGCATGGACCGGCTGAGCGTCGTGGTGTCGCCGTCCGTTGTCGCGTCGTCGTTGTCGAAATCGAACCGCTGCGCACCGCCCTCCCCCGGCTCCGCGGCAGCGCCGGTGACGGTGAGGTCGGTGCCGACTCCGTACACCGACTCGAGGGCCTGCGCCTGCGCATCCCGCACACCGGCGGCGAGCGCGTTGACGATGATCACGAGTGCGATCGCGACCGCCAGCCCGGTCGCGACGATCGCGGTCTGCTTCTTGCGGCCCGCGAGTTCGCGCCGCAGATATCTTCCGTACATCTCTCTCCTTACGCCGCGGTCGTCGCGGGCACGACAGACGCTAGGGAGCCGATCTATGGGTCGCCGAGGGAGCGCCGATGAGGCGCATATGAACCCGTCGCCGCTCTTCACAGACAACGCATAGCGCTCTCCATAGGAATCACATAGGAGATTCCGCAGAATGGGTGCATGAGCACCGAGCATCCCGATCTGCGCCGTCCTGACGGCTCTCCCCTGCGCATCCTCGCCGTCGACGACGAGCAGATGCTCACCGACCTTCTCGCCATGGCGTTGCGCATGGAGGGCTGGGAGGTGCGCACCGCGTCGTCCGGTCTCGAAGCACTCCAGGTCGCGCGCGAGTTCGAGCCGGACGCCCTCATCCTCGACATCATGATGCCCGACCTCGACGGCATGGCCGTGCTCAAGCGGCTCCGGGAGGCAGGCAACCTGGTGCCGGTGCTGTTCCTCACCGCGAAGGACGCCGTCAGCGAGCGGGTCGCCGGACTCACGGCCGGCGGTGACGACTACGTCACCAAGCCGTTCAGCCTGGAAGAGGTGATCGCACGGCTGCGCGCCATCATCCGCCGCACCGGGCACGCCACGGCCGACGACGGCCAGTCCATCCTGCGCGTCGCCGACCTCAGCCTCAACGAGGACAGCCACGAGGTCATGCGCGACGGCACCGAGATCGAGCTCACCGCCACGGAGTTCGAGCTCCTCCGCTATCTCATGCGCAACGAGCGTCGCGTGCTGTCGAAGGCGCAGATCCTCGACCGGGTCTGGAGCTATGACTTCGGCGGCAAGTCCTCCGTCGTCGAGCTGTACATCTCGTACCTGCGCAAGAAGATCGACGCGGGGCGAACGCCGCTGCTGCACACCGTGCGCGGCGTCGGCTACATGATCAAGGCCCCGCAGTGAGCACCCCGGGGATGACGCGACGCCCCATGAGCCTGCAGACGCGGCTGATGACCGCGGTGATCGGGTTCGTGTCGCTCATCCTCGTCATCGTCGCCGTCATCACGTCCGCGACGCTCGGACGCACACTGGAGGCGCAGCTGGACGAAGAGCTGCAGAAGTACGCCCGTGCGGTGACCAGCCAGTGGGTGTCTCCTGTGCCTGCCGCCCTCGCGACCGCCGAGACGCTCTTCAGCGGTCGCGACCCGCAGAAGCCAGGCCTCCTCATCGCGGTGTCGAGCGCGGCAGCCGGAACCAGCGGGGTCGTCTTCGAGTACGAGCAGGGGGAGCTCGCCGGGATGCCTGAGGACCTCTCGGCGCACCAGCTAACGCAGCTCAACAAGGGCCTCAGCGCCGCCCCGTACTCGACAGTCACCATCGACGATCTCGGGTCGTACCGCGTCACGGTGATGACGGCGCACAACGGCGTCACGGTCGTCACGGGTCTCCCCCGCACCAACATCCAGTCCCAGCTCACGACGCTGCTCACCGTCATCGTGCTCGCCACGCTGGGCGGGCTCATCCTGCTGGCTCTGACCACCGCGATCACGATCCGAGTGGGTCTGCGGCCCCTGCGGGCGGTCGCGACCACCGCGACGAGGGTCGCGAACCAGCCCCTCGATCGCGGTGAGGTGGAGATCACCGAAAGAGTTCCGGCATCCGAGGCCGACCCGCGCACCGAGACGGGACTCGTCGGCGCGGCCCTGAACAAGCTGCTCGACCATGTCAACACATCGCTCGCCGCTCGTCAGGAGAACGAGGAGCGGATGCGCCGGTTCGTGGCCGATGCGAGTCACGAGCTCCGCACGCCGCTGGCATCCATCCGCGGATACTCCGAGCTCTCGCTCCGCGCGCTCAGCCAGTCGGCGGCGTCGGAGCAGGGCGTGGGCGCGGCGGCCATCGAGGGCACGACCACCTCGCTGGAGCGCATCCAGGCGCAGTCGCTGCGGATGACGAGGCTCGTGGAGGACCTGCTGCTCCTCGCCCGGCTCGACGAAGGGCGGGAGCTCGTCTACGGCACCGTCGACCTCGCTCAGCTCGCGTTGGAAGGGCTGGCGGATGCGCGTCCGACCGGCGCGGACCATCACTGGAACGTCGAGGTGCCGGACGAGCCCGTGGTCATCGTCGGCGATGCCGGGCGCCTTCATCAGGTGGTCGCGAACCTGCTCGCGAACGCGAGGACGCACACGCCTGCCGGCACGTCGATCACGCTCAGCGTGGCGAAGGAAGGCAACGACGCGGTGCTGCGCGTGCACGACGACGGTCCGG
This Microbacterium sp. XT11 DNA region includes the following protein-coding sequences:
- a CDS encoding response regulator transcription factor yields the protein MSTEHPDLRRPDGSPLRILAVDDEQMLTDLLAMALRMEGWEVRTASSGLEALQVAREFEPDALILDIMMPDLDGMAVLKRLREAGNLVPVLFLTAKDAVSERVAGLTAGGDDYVTKPFSLEEVIARLRAIIRRTGHATADDGQSILRVADLSLNEDSHEVMRDGTEIELTATEFELLRYLMRNERRVLSKAQILDRVWSYDFGGKSSVVELYISYLRKKIDAGRTPLLHTVRGVGYMIKAPQ
- a CDS encoding sensor histidine kinase; its protein translation is MSLQTRLMTAVIGFVSLILVIVAVITSATLGRTLEAQLDEELQKYARAVTSQWVSPVPAALATAETLFSGRDPQKPGLLIAVSSAAAGTSGVVFEYEQGELAGMPEDLSAHQLTQLNKGLSAAPYSTVTIDDLGSYRVTVMTAHNGVTVVTGLPRTNIQSQLTTLLTVIVLATLGGLILLALTTAITIRVGLRPLRAVATTATRVANQPLDRGEVEITERVPASEADPRTETGLVGAALNKLLDHVNTSLAARQENEERMRRFVADASHELRTPLASIRGYSELSLRALSQSAASEQGVGAAAIEGTTTSLERIQAQSLRMTRLVEDLLLLARLDEGRELVYGTVDLAQLALEGLADARPTGADHHWNVEVPDEPVVIVGDAGRLHQVVANLLANARTHTPAGTSITLSVAKEGNDAVLRVHDDGPGIDPAVRDELFARFARGDTSRARQTGGTGLGLAIAKAIVEGHGGSIAVASEPGDTVFTVRLPLNPTGAGAAGGGAAGGGAVGSGAAGGGAAGPAAPAAPAAPAAPA